A stretch of the Larimichthys crocea isolate SSNF chromosome IX, L_crocea_2.0, whole genome shotgun sequence genome encodes the following:
- the rai14 gene encoding ankycorbin isoform X2, with amino-acid sequence MKSLKAKFRKTDVNEWNKNDERLLAAVEHGEVEKVASLLAKKGASAVKLDGEGKSALHVAAARGQTDCLSVILAHGADLSITDAAGYNPLHLAAKNNHVECCKKLIQSKCPIDAADSSGKAALHHAAASGNIQTVQLLCELKSPINLKDADGLTPLLLSAKHAHAEVCSTLLDCGAEINTSDNSGRTALMLASESNAVSVVEVLVQRGADLSAIDSQGRDVLHYSKLSGNSEVKTALAAALNRQQISDAKSPRSPQSAGPSSPSAVTSTGTPASNKSDTPKTFSYKEDEVRGTALKEEVEKLHEERNMLLETIEDLKQTVEQTGTFPEPDTKAEHSFTASAALVSALQAKITALTLENQQLAGKLKKYPSVQGSEDLKETSRPNSMASNASFHSTQDEFESLPQVPSTTQVEREGGVSVRREEEESEGSKEEIRLLRQALENVQIKLLETRKENRSLHAQLKPERGREREEYESVREKGREEELMESLAELQAKLTDTQERYHQAVEEVDELREQMGRGGVELMEKQEVLRRTSSTLEHEVKQLKAQLVQSGSEQEKAAQRIRQLEEALRRVEEERRSVMEKEQRTAKIEELYKEAQEEIRMLQEALRGTVPVEAAAKDFEEMKAELNEVIAGLQRRLLELSHSYSETKSQLSAAQKQLAEAQAESTAASSPSSEHQQQVQVLNSKVEELQTLLAETEKKHTVSLEEILLLKHEAEVQAQSSVSLADHTQVMSSLGNAIKELESQSEALKEQLHQKTMQVEALQSRLTAEKDVTPDDSVSRAEHETTREQLEGEVNHLTQLLQGALRKQDEMALEAADAWQKARENRAEREALQELVMSREKENQTLTSRLAESQDAVSQLKQLVENHVASEREKNKRIDDLSREVGKLKDALNSLSQLSYTSGSPSKRLQQNQQLETLQQQIKQLQYQLSESKKQHNEIVSVYRMHLLYAVQGQMDEDVQKALKQILMMCKMPSQAKETC; translated from the exons GTCAACGAGTGGAACAAAAATGACGAGCGCCTGCTCGCTGCGGTGGAGCACGGCGAGGTGGAGAAGGTGGCATCACTTCTTGCCAAGAAAGGTGCCAGTGCTGTGAAGCTCGACGGCGAGGGCAAATCAGC tctTCATGTGGCAGCTGCTCGCGGTCAGACCGACTGTCTATCTGTCATCCTGGCCCATGGAGCTGACCTGTCAATCACTGATGCCGCAG GTTACAATCCGTTACACCTGGCTGCCAAAAACAATCATGTCGAGTGCTGCAAAAAGCTCATTCAG AGTAAATGTCCTATTGATGCCGCAGACAGCTCAGGAAAAGCCGCTCTGCATCACGCAG CTGCCAGCGGGAACATCCAGACCGTCCAACTGCTGTGTGAACTCAAAAGTCCCATCAACCTGAAAGATGCA GACGGGCTCACTCCCTTGCTGTTGTCAGCCAAACACGCTCATGCTGAAGTATGCAGCACTTTGCTAGACTGCGGTGCGGAAATCAATACTTCTGACAACAGTGGCAG GACGGCCTTGATGCTTGCCAGCGAGTCCAATGCCGTTTCTGTTGTTGAAGTCTTGGTTCAGCGAGGAGCAGATCTGTCGGCTATAGATTCACAAGGCCGTGACGTCCTACATTATAGCAAGCTGTCAGGCAACTCTGAGGTCAAAACCGCCCTCGCTGCTGCCCTGAACAGACAACAGATCTCAG ATGCAAAGTCTCCTAGAAGTCCTCAG AGCGCTGGaccctcttctccttcagccGTTACCTCCACTGGCACTCCTGCATCCAACAAAAGTGACACTCCCAAAACATTCAGCTACAAG GAGGATGAGGTTAGAGGAACAGCACTGAAAGAGGAGGTTGAAAAGCTCCATGAAGAGAGAAACATGTTGCTGGAGACAATCGAAGACCTGAAGCAGACGGTGGAGCAGACGGGGACTTTTCCTGAACCGGATACGAAG gcCGAGCACAGTTTTACAGCGTCTGCAGCTCTGGTTTCTGCTCTGCAAGCGAAGATTACTGCTCTTACTTTGGAGAACCAGCAACTTGCAGGCAAACTCAAG AAATATCCATCCGTCCAAGGAAGCGAGGACCTGAAGGAGACTAGCCGTCCAAACAGCATGGCCTCCAACGCCTCCTTCCACTCCACCCAGGATGAGTTTGAGTCACTGCCGCAAGTGCCCTCCACCACCCAAGTGGAAAGGGAAGGTGGTGTTTCGGTCAGacgggaggaagaagagagtgaagggAGCAAAGAGGAGATCAGACTGTTGAGACAGGCGCTGGAGAACGTTCAAATCAAACTGCTAGAGACCAGGAAGGAAAACCGCTCGCTTCATGCACAGCTGAAACCTGAgcgaggcagagaaagagaggagtaTGAGAGCGTgagggagaaaggaagagaggaagagttgATGGAGAGTCTAGCAGAGCTTCAGGCGAAGCTGACAGACACTCAGGAGAGATACCACCAagctgtggaggaggtggacgaGCTGAGAGAGCAGATGGGAAGGGGAGGAGTCGAGCTGATGGAGAAACAAGAGGTCCTGAGACGTACGTCATCCACACTTGAACATGAAGTAAAACAGCTGAAAGCTCAGCTCGTCCAATCAGGATCTGAGCAAGAGAAAGCAGCTCAACGGATCAGACAGCTGGAGGAGGCGctgaggagggtggaggaggaaagacgGAGTGTAATGGAGAAAGAACAGAGGACTGCAAAGATTGAGGAGCTGTACAAGGAGGCACAGGAGGAGATTAGGATGTTACAG GAGGCTCTGAGGGGCACAGTACCAGTTGAAGCTGCTGCTAAAGACTTTGAGGAAATGAAGGCAGAGCTAAACGAGGTTATCGCTGGGCTGCAGCGCCGCTTGCTGGAACTGTCGCACTCCTACAGcgagactaaaagtcagttaaGTGCTGCACAGAAACAGCTGGCTGAAGCCCAAGCTGAGAGCACTGCGGCCTCATCTCCCTCCTCTGAACATCAGCAACAAGTCCAGGTGCTAAACAGcaaggtggaggagctgcagacgTTGCTAgctgagacagagaagaagcacACCGTCTCTTTAGAGGAGATTTTGCTGCTGAAGCATGAGGCAGAAGTTCAGGCGCAGAGCTCAGTGTCACTCGCCGACCACACGCAGGTGATGTCATCTCTGGGAAATGCCATCAAAGAGTTGGAAAGCCAATCAGAAGCCCTAAAAGAGCAGCTACACCAGAAAACCATGCAGGTGGAGGCTCTTCAGAGCAG GCTGACAGCAGAGAAAGATGTCACCCCAGACGACTCAGTCTCCCGTGCGGAGCACGAGACCACGCGAGAGCAGCTAGAGGGCGAGGTGAATCACCTGACGCAGCTCCTCCAGGGGGCCCTCAGGAAGCAGGACGAGATGGCTCTGGAGGCTGCTGATGCATGGCAGAAg GCACGGGAGAATCGTGCGGAACGGGAGGCCCTGCAGGAGTTGGTGATGTCGAGGGAGAAGGAGAACCAGACGCTGACCTCCAGGCTGGCCGAGTCACAGGATGCTGTGAGTCAGCTCAAACAGCTGGTGGAGAATCACGTggcctcagagagagagaagaacaagagG ATAGATGACCTGTCACGGGAGGTGGGGAAACTGAAGGATGCCTTAAACAGCCTATCACAGCTCTCCTACACCTCTGGTTCTCCCTCCAAGCGActgcagcagaaccagcagctggAAACTCTGCAGCAACAAATCAAACAGCTACAGTACCAGCTATCT GAGTCGAAGAAGCAGCACAATGAGATAGTGTCAGTCTACAGGATGCATCTCCTCTATGCTGTCCAG GGTCAGATGGACGAGGATGTGCAGAAAGCCTTGAAGCAGATCCTGATGATGTGCAAGATGCCAAGCCAAGCCAAGGAGACCTGCTGA
- the rai14 gene encoding ankycorbin isoform X1, with protein sequence MKSLKAKFRKTDVNEWNKNDERLLAAVEHGEVEKVASLLAKKGASAVKLDGEGKSALHVAAARGQTDCLSVILAHGADLSITDAAGYNPLHLAAKNNHVECCKKLIQSKCPIDAADSSGKAALHHAAASGNIQTVQLLCELKSPINLKDADGLTPLLLSAKHAHAEVCSTLLDCGAEINTSDNSGRTALMLASESNAVSVVEVLVQRGADLSAIDSQGRDVLHYSKLSGNSEVKTALAAALNRQQISDAKSPRSPQHDQVAKLSDERITTPKKRKAPPPPISPLQSAGPSSPSAVTSTGTPASNKSDTPKTFSYKEDEVRGTALKEEVEKLHEERNMLLETIEDLKQTVEQTGTFPEPDTKAEHSFTASAALVSALQAKITALTLENQQLAGKLKKYPSVQGSEDLKETSRPNSMASNASFHSTQDEFESLPQVPSTTQVEREGGVSVRREEEESEGSKEEIRLLRQALENVQIKLLETRKENRSLHAQLKPERGREREEYESVREKGREEELMESLAELQAKLTDTQERYHQAVEEVDELREQMGRGGVELMEKQEVLRRTSSTLEHEVKQLKAQLVQSGSEQEKAAQRIRQLEEALRRVEEERRSVMEKEQRTAKIEELYKEAQEEIRMLQEALRGTVPVEAAAKDFEEMKAELNEVIAGLQRRLLELSHSYSETKSQLSAAQKQLAEAQAESTAASSPSSEHQQQVQVLNSKVEELQTLLAETEKKHTVSLEEILLLKHEAEVQAQSSVSLADHTQVMSSLGNAIKELESQSEALKEQLHQKTMQVEALQSRLTAEKDVTPDDSVSRAEHETTREQLEGEVNHLTQLLQGALRKQDEMALEAADAWQKARENRAEREALQELVMSREKENQTLTSRLAESQDAVSQLKQLVENHVASEREKNKRIDDLSREVGKLKDALNSLSQLSYTSGSPSKRLQQNQQLETLQQQIKQLQYQLSESKKQHNEIVSVYRMHLLYAVQGQMDEDVQKALKQILMMCKMPSQAKETC encoded by the exons GTCAACGAGTGGAACAAAAATGACGAGCGCCTGCTCGCTGCGGTGGAGCACGGCGAGGTGGAGAAGGTGGCATCACTTCTTGCCAAGAAAGGTGCCAGTGCTGTGAAGCTCGACGGCGAGGGCAAATCAGC tctTCATGTGGCAGCTGCTCGCGGTCAGACCGACTGTCTATCTGTCATCCTGGCCCATGGAGCTGACCTGTCAATCACTGATGCCGCAG GTTACAATCCGTTACACCTGGCTGCCAAAAACAATCATGTCGAGTGCTGCAAAAAGCTCATTCAG AGTAAATGTCCTATTGATGCCGCAGACAGCTCAGGAAAAGCCGCTCTGCATCACGCAG CTGCCAGCGGGAACATCCAGACCGTCCAACTGCTGTGTGAACTCAAAAGTCCCATCAACCTGAAAGATGCA GACGGGCTCACTCCCTTGCTGTTGTCAGCCAAACACGCTCATGCTGAAGTATGCAGCACTTTGCTAGACTGCGGTGCGGAAATCAATACTTCTGACAACAGTGGCAG GACGGCCTTGATGCTTGCCAGCGAGTCCAATGCCGTTTCTGTTGTTGAAGTCTTGGTTCAGCGAGGAGCAGATCTGTCGGCTATAGATTCACAAGGCCGTGACGTCCTACATTATAGCAAGCTGTCAGGCAACTCTGAGGTCAAAACCGCCCTCGCTGCTGCCCTGAACAGACAACAGATCTCAG ATGCAAAGTCTCCTAGAAGTCCTCAG CATGATCAAGTAGCTAAGCTAAGTGATGAACGGATCACAACTCCCAAAAAGCGAAAAGCACCTCCACCTCCTATTAGCCCACTGCAG AGCGCTGGaccctcttctccttcagccGTTACCTCCACTGGCACTCCTGCATCCAACAAAAGTGACACTCCCAAAACATTCAGCTACAAG GAGGATGAGGTTAGAGGAACAGCACTGAAAGAGGAGGTTGAAAAGCTCCATGAAGAGAGAAACATGTTGCTGGAGACAATCGAAGACCTGAAGCAGACGGTGGAGCAGACGGGGACTTTTCCTGAACCGGATACGAAG gcCGAGCACAGTTTTACAGCGTCTGCAGCTCTGGTTTCTGCTCTGCAAGCGAAGATTACTGCTCTTACTTTGGAGAACCAGCAACTTGCAGGCAAACTCAAG AAATATCCATCCGTCCAAGGAAGCGAGGACCTGAAGGAGACTAGCCGTCCAAACAGCATGGCCTCCAACGCCTCCTTCCACTCCACCCAGGATGAGTTTGAGTCACTGCCGCAAGTGCCCTCCACCACCCAAGTGGAAAGGGAAGGTGGTGTTTCGGTCAGacgggaggaagaagagagtgaagggAGCAAAGAGGAGATCAGACTGTTGAGACAGGCGCTGGAGAACGTTCAAATCAAACTGCTAGAGACCAGGAAGGAAAACCGCTCGCTTCATGCACAGCTGAAACCTGAgcgaggcagagaaagagaggagtaTGAGAGCGTgagggagaaaggaagagaggaagagttgATGGAGAGTCTAGCAGAGCTTCAGGCGAAGCTGACAGACACTCAGGAGAGATACCACCAagctgtggaggaggtggacgaGCTGAGAGAGCAGATGGGAAGGGGAGGAGTCGAGCTGATGGAGAAACAAGAGGTCCTGAGACGTACGTCATCCACACTTGAACATGAAGTAAAACAGCTGAAAGCTCAGCTCGTCCAATCAGGATCTGAGCAAGAGAAAGCAGCTCAACGGATCAGACAGCTGGAGGAGGCGctgaggagggtggaggaggaaagacgGAGTGTAATGGAGAAAGAACAGAGGACTGCAAAGATTGAGGAGCTGTACAAGGAGGCACAGGAGGAGATTAGGATGTTACAG GAGGCTCTGAGGGGCACAGTACCAGTTGAAGCTGCTGCTAAAGACTTTGAGGAAATGAAGGCAGAGCTAAACGAGGTTATCGCTGGGCTGCAGCGCCGCTTGCTGGAACTGTCGCACTCCTACAGcgagactaaaagtcagttaaGTGCTGCACAGAAACAGCTGGCTGAAGCCCAAGCTGAGAGCACTGCGGCCTCATCTCCCTCCTCTGAACATCAGCAACAAGTCCAGGTGCTAAACAGcaaggtggaggagctgcagacgTTGCTAgctgagacagagaagaagcacACCGTCTCTTTAGAGGAGATTTTGCTGCTGAAGCATGAGGCAGAAGTTCAGGCGCAGAGCTCAGTGTCACTCGCCGACCACACGCAGGTGATGTCATCTCTGGGAAATGCCATCAAAGAGTTGGAAAGCCAATCAGAAGCCCTAAAAGAGCAGCTACACCAGAAAACCATGCAGGTGGAGGCTCTTCAGAGCAG GCTGACAGCAGAGAAAGATGTCACCCCAGACGACTCAGTCTCCCGTGCGGAGCACGAGACCACGCGAGAGCAGCTAGAGGGCGAGGTGAATCACCTGACGCAGCTCCTCCAGGGGGCCCTCAGGAAGCAGGACGAGATGGCTCTGGAGGCTGCTGATGCATGGCAGAAg GCACGGGAGAATCGTGCGGAACGGGAGGCCCTGCAGGAGTTGGTGATGTCGAGGGAGAAGGAGAACCAGACGCTGACCTCCAGGCTGGCCGAGTCACAGGATGCTGTGAGTCAGCTCAAACAGCTGGTGGAGAATCACGTggcctcagagagagagaagaacaagagG ATAGATGACCTGTCACGGGAGGTGGGGAAACTGAAGGATGCCTTAAACAGCCTATCACAGCTCTCCTACACCTCTGGTTCTCCCTCCAAGCGActgcagcagaaccagcagctggAAACTCTGCAGCAACAAATCAAACAGCTACAGTACCAGCTATCT GAGTCGAAGAAGCAGCACAATGAGATAGTGTCAGTCTACAGGATGCATCTCCTCTATGCTGTCCAG GGTCAGATGGACGAGGATGTGCAGAAAGCCTTGAAGCAGATCCTGATGATGTGCAAGATGCCAAGCCAAGCCAAGGAGACCTGCTGA